One window from the genome of Canis aureus isolate CA01 chromosome 18, VMU_Caureus_v.1.0, whole genome shotgun sequence encodes:
- the TWIST1 gene encoding twist-related protein 1: MMQDVSSSPVSPADDSLSNSEEEPDRQQPPSGKRGGRKRRSSRRSAGGGAGPGGAAGGGVGGGDEPGSPAQGKRGKKSAGGGGGGGGAGGGGGGGGGSSSGGGSPQSYEELQTQRVMANVRERQRTQSLNEAFAALRKIIPTLPSDKLSKIQTLKLAARYIDFLYQVLQSDELDSKMASCSYVAHERLSYAFSVWRMEGAWSMSASH; encoded by the coding sequence ATGATGCAGGACGTGTCCAGCTCGCCAGTCTCGCCGGCCGACGACAGCCTGAGCAACAGCGAGGAGGAGCCGGACCGGCAGCAGCCGCCGAGCGGCAAGCGCGGGGGGCGCAAGCGGCGCAGCAGCCGGcgcagcgcgggcggcggcgcggggcccggcggggccgcgggcgggggcgtcGGAGGCGGCGACGAGCCGGGCAGCCCGGCCCAGGGCAAGCGCGGCAAGAAAtctgcgggcggcggcggcggcggcggcggggcgggcggcggcggcggcggcggcggcggcagcagcagcggcggcgggaGCCCGCAGTCGTACGAGGAGCTGCAGACGCAGCGGGTCATGGCCAACGTGCGGGAGCGCCAGCGCACGCAGTCGCTCAACGAGGCGTTCGCCGCGCTGCGGAAGATCATCCCCACGCTGCCCTCGGATAAGCTGAGCAAGATCCAGACGCTCAAGTTGGCGGCCAGGTACATCGACTTCCTCTACCAGGTCCTCCAGAGCGACGAGCTGGACTCCAAGATGGCAAGCTGCAGCTATGTGGCCCACGAGCGGCTCAGCTACGCCTTCTCGGTCTGGAGGATGGAGGGGGCCTGGTCCATGTCCGCGTCCCACTAG